Below is a window of Zerene cesonia ecotype Mississippi chromosome 18, Zerene_cesonia_1.1, whole genome shotgun sequence DNA.
CCTTTCTGGTGACGTTATATTGGCTggtatattcattttattgctttatctAATGATTCTCCAATGATCCtactttattgaaaaataactcTTGTGGTTACTTTTATTACGACTATTTCATTGAATGATTAATTCGGTACGTTAAATTTCAGAACGTAaagtcaatatttaatttagacgTTTAAACCGATGTCCAATAAATCTTggtgataattaatattgtaattaacaaGAGAATTGTACATTAGATACTTAACTCAAACAACAATCTAGGATTTGCTTAGAcaataaattgcgtttttttgtagatttttattgataaagagAGAAAATTacgaaatagaaattaattcgATCATTCTTCATAAGATGATAAGAAGCTGTTCAGTCAGAATcaagaatatttgaaaattaaggTCGAAATCAAAGAATACCTAAACATTTTCTTTCACCATAACATCACCGTCCTTTCCAACTCTCTTCAAAACcagtgataaaataaatataaattgaacaacCTTATAAGCAAGATAATAATGGTTTTGGACTATCgtgatgaattaattataaactcgATACATAATGTAAATCTAGACCGattcttgttttaaaaaattaggcAAATTGTACAATctataaatacgtaaataaaattttaggaGTTGGGAGGATAACACAATTTAATACCATCGGCGATCGACCAGCAGAACTTGGGGAGATGATAGTTTTAATAAGTAGTAACAACCTTCCTGCTTCTGATGATTTACCGATTATATTCGTGAACGTAGAAACATTGAGCGACATTCCTGtggaagaattaaaaaaagccaGGTATTTATTCCGTTGGTCATAGATTTCATGTGCAAATAATAAGACTTGCAATATTAAAGCTTCGCTATTAAAATTTGCTGCTCAAATCTAATAAACATACCGATAATATTCAAGGATATCTCAATTATATACACGATGGAAAATTGCGCACGAAGTACACGATTCCGACgtacaacaaattaaaactaagaaacaaattaattttaacgacCGCCATGCAATCCCGTTGGAACATTGCATAGCACCACATGTGACGTCATCATTTTTGGATAATCCATTTGAAATCGAGGTAGTTTTACGATTTTGtactttatttcttgtttgaaCACTGCATTtgagattttataattttcagttaCGAGGTATACTTCAAGCTTCTAACAGCAgtgacaatataaaatttttcaatcaaGGTACTGTTTCAAAAATGCCAATCAACGATATACATGATGCTTCTATTGCAATTACTAAAATCGATGCAAGTGCCTTGTCTAAAGGTATTAATCGATTGGTACGCGGAGAATTTTCGTTATTCCCTCTCGACAGAAGGGTAATTAACCTAGAACGAGAAGGTATCTGcacaaatgatataaatgGAATCCGAAAGCCTTTGAAGCCTGATATAATAGTTCAGCCCTCCATCATTTTACAAGCACAAATGACATTAGAGGTCTCGATAGGTTTTGTTGGATGTAGGCCAAAGGAATTATGCCTAAGTTTATCgagattatattgttttgtcgATGATTCAAACACCGTCATAGCTGTGCTCCGTAAAATAACTGAGATAAACGATGAAATATTGGCCAGTTCGGAAAtggataatttattaacgGGGTTTGTATTAGACACAGGTGATAAAGTGATTTTTTATGTGGAAGGAAGGCGGCATGGTCCTATTTTACAAATCTGGCACATGGCCGAAGATTTTTATTCTACTATGAAGACCCTGTTTTCCTCTTCGTATACTTATGCAACACGGTTGTATCCAAGTGAGTAttggaaaaaaattgtaaaaaaaattattattaaaaaaaacccactTGTTATCAACAGAAAAGTCTTACCTGCTCTCTaacagtatatatatatattattattatttgctcttatttagaataattataaataagaaaataattaaatcctggcgatcctaatcagaataatataaacttataaaattattctatgacGAATCCTTGATAGTTGTGccaagtttaaattaaacccTAAAGCTTAAAGAGGGTCAAAATCATGTTAAAAGAGtcgtttacatacaaacatattggtaaagcttataaaagtgtgtgtaaaaacaattttaatcgCTACGTACTTTTCTTTAGGTACATGTCCACCTTTTACTATTAAGCATTTTGACAAACTGCAAATCTGTTGTATGCACCTCTAGTATTTGCTGCCTCGTAAAACCTCAATActctaataattttaagtaataattaagacCTTCATGGTTTAAGCCCTAGAAAAATGTGATaggtttcattatttttagtttttttttgcatttggTTTTTCAAAAACTCTGATAGTAGAATCCTATTTCGTTTATAATGttctttatttcaaataatgaataagaTTGCTCTGTGTCATTTCCtgaatgtaataaatcaacgtgtttatattttcacacCATAATGGAGGTATATTTCAGATATGCTACTATCACCTATGCCATTCaccatattaaaaatgtatgcgCCTTTATCAATATTACTGGCATGTCCTCCAGTTTATGTGCATCCTACTTTACCATTACCGGCTCGATCCGTAAGTTGTATCGTACAATCGTAATTAAagaactaattttataaacatctaACTGTTAAGTGGATgttgcaattttaaattgcgTGTTTGTatctcataattaaaataaaagagaaaatagCTATGTTAACTGTTTCTTGAATCACtgtttaaatgaaatcgtAAATTTCACAATAAGCATTGCTAATTATCAAAAACAAGCTTTTTCAAGTAATGCTTGTCTAAGATCGACCTTAATTCTATaacaattcatatatattactcACGTAGAAAGCAATTCTATTCTACTCTTcttgtatataatgtaaaattgtcTCATGCTCCTATAGAAAGTGAACTGGAagtataatatgtaggtaatatATTCGTATTTTGCCAGTCATATTAATCATCTGCAAGGACCTGTTCACTTGAATGTTCATGATTTCTTCTTAATTAGTTCTTGTAATGAATTCCAAAACCATCATTACGTAGGTACGTACTACGGATATTCAATTTCGAATGAAATATTAAGAGATATAAGTGTAACAAACTGAGATAGTAAATATAGGTTAACACCAATTTGCAGGCATTGCTGAAGTTTGGTCGTTTACTAGCGAATAAATTGCGTTCGACACCATGCCGTAATGAGATGCCGTCTCCCGATGAATTATCTAGTTTTAGATGCGAGCTGTGTTCTCCACCGCGGCCCGGGTGCGCCTTCCGAGATGATATTAATTTGGGTAaagacatattaaatttttcaggCGGATGggttacttttaataatgtttgctGAAATTCAGAAATTATGCCTCAGCAATATAGTCTTGGTTGTTATAGATGTTCGTAAATGATAAATCAGGaatttaagatatataaaaactgaagGTTTTTTAAGGAAACCGTGGCCCCTTTACTTATGCGGCTCGACAGAACACAGTGGGATTTTAGTCCGTAGAAATCTAACATAACCCATGACATCTTCACCGCGGGAAGGAAGATTTCCCCGCTATAAAAAAAGGACCAAAATAACGTATGAACACATACAATTAACGAAAAAACGGTCTCATATACAATAACGCTCACGTAATATGTTTGGAAATAAGAATTCAACATTTGcgaaatatctattaattgtacttataaaacaagttatagtttttttatcagAATATTGCCTAAAGAAtaatttgacaatttgaaatattaagagGTATCTTGGTGACTTTCTACCGTCGCAAGTTTGTAGCATTAAGTTTTCAAcacactataaaattaatatcctGAAGtatatcacaatttttttgtgtttttcatTACCATcattcatcattattattcCGTGGTTCATAAACTTTCAGTATTACTAGTatagtgttatgttatctatggtaTTATTAAACGCGCCTTTAACTCACGTAAAGGAAGTTTTTTGTTAAGGAAATTTCTTTAGAAAAGCGTAGGTAAAGAAGGGTGTGGTGAAAAGTTTTATATCCTTACTTCATAAAAATGGACATTGAAACctcgtattttaattatggcacatacaattattgaattctttttatttttgcgtattttattcttgcgtatttttaaatttcagtaCCGAATGCATCACAATCTCGAAGTGCCatacttgaaaatatttttaaaaaggggCCCagtaaaaattgtgaaaaataatgaaaaattgctACAAAATAAACACGATGACTTGCAAAAAGGTATCTTTCATTAAACCATagtaacagttttaataaccTCTTTCGGAAACGTGAAATTAAATGCACTGGATTAGTGTTTGCGCAGGAAGTCAACATTTTAACGTTGGACACGATTGCttgaagttaaaataatttgaagcaCAAACACGGTCTAGTTCTGATTACCCTGCCTGGATAGCCTACGGTTAGTGCTTACTGAGTTGTAATTACAGCTTTCATTGTTAAGTATGAAACGCGGTTTCATGACCATTTGCATCTGAGTTGAAGTCTATTCAAGCGTAGATCGAATTATTTTCTGTTGTTTGATTATTAATGATAGACAACTGCTACTCTTTTATAATTCCCGACGAAAAAGACTGAAAGTCGAATACGTTTCAATCCAACTCCTTCAACAGTGTTTTCAAATGAATTAGCTTGCTTCACTAGCGAAGTACtatgcaaaaatttaaaattcaagatGGCCGACAACACAAAATGGAATCGGAgggttttatttcattttagcaATTTAAGTATATAAGCAGCATTTGCTTAAAACGGtattttcgtttatattataagataattgTATGATGTTAATTCGTTCAATGGTAATCGTGTGAAGTAGAACTTCTCGTAGGTACGCaaggtgaaataatttaaggCAAAGTAAGTGAATAATTGTACGAAAATTTGTGCATACTTAGTTGAGTTTGTCGCAAATGTTTTAAGCTTGTTTGAATTAACTTTACCGAGTTGATATGTTCTAACGAGAGTTGAATTTTACTGGgttaatatgattaaaaattgtttcagaagcgttttatgttttgttgttttggaAATtggataattaaatgtatgtgaAATTGTTGCTAGTGAACGGGTTGACCGTGACTGTACTCCAATTAGAAAGCAGAAACTGGACTTGGTACTATAAGGTCCTCAATATGTATTTAGGTTACTTATGAATACTATTTATGAATACATACCGCCATTACGTAATGAACTCTCATTGAGCATTCAGGCGTTTCAACGGTACCGCGAAGGACACAGGATCGATTCCCGCATCgttatcgatttttttctattctcataaaaaatttaatttataaaacatttgaatgctataaaactaaaaattaaaagtgccTTCAATATGTGCTTATAAATTAActcatctataatataatattataaagctgaagagtttgtttgtttgtttgaacgcactaatctcaggatcaactggtctgatttgaaaaattctttcaggtttagatagataaattattgaggaaggttataggctatatatgaaccacgggcgaagccgggtcggaccgctagtcgtatataaaatttcaaattccaCTTCTATCTCAGTCAAAATGAGTGTAAGCGtaagtatgtaatataaatatacacgaACATGAACAGATAAGTTATCTACAGGTACCATAAATATGATTCTTATAAAGTCCGTTTGAACCACTGGTTTGTAGcattacatttgtttattgcGCGGCGAGCGAGCATTATGCATCGTCGGATATTAAACGATTTGCAATGTTAAAGCGGGTAAGGCTTTTAACCCACAaatgagaatattttttatactaagtaTTGACATTTATTGTTGGCTCGGTACTAATAAGGAAAATGCATGTTATTGAGTAGGTAAGTTCtgaattttcttaatttactAGTATTTGGATATGTGATTTAACTCGGTGGCTAATATGTATACtattagtacatatttaaaataaaattaaacaagataTACATTTCACGAGgaagagaaaattaaatagttgcAGGAACAGTATTACTTTTGcgttcaatttaatttgaattgaagAACTATTTCTTTAGATAGGAGAATGTTATATAGGAGAAGGTCTTCGTCACATTGGTTAATTagattaaagtaaataatgagTCTTTAtttgagttatataatatcttgaaAAACTAGtcttataaatgtatactaGAACAAGATCTTATACCCTAGAAAACAATAGATTCTTGGAAAAATGTGAATATGACGCGTAATTTCTCAAGGCATCGCCATTCCcagttaaacaataatatgttcACGATAAATGCATTCGTTTATGTTAAAACAATGCTgctgtacatttttattttcatcgcAAATACTTTATGGCTGTTTATCTCGCAACTAAAATGGCTTTCGGATGTTGCGGACGGAAACGGTCGCTTATTTACGATTAATGTGcattgtaaaatgttatcCTGATTTTTGCGcttatagaatttttaaagtgCATTCGTGTGAACATTAAGAACGGACAGTTGTCGCAAAATGAAACTAAGACTgattgaaataacaataaggtatcaaattctaaaaattagtatttaatgtaaattaggTAGCTGAAACTCTGtcatttaaaactgaaaaaaaaaattgacggAAATTAGAACCAATTGATACCTCAATAACCAATTGAGGTATTCATTAATTCAAGATAtgataaatgcaaaagtgaTGTTTTACAATAgatatatcaaataacaaaacgctcaaatttatatatatttcataatgacTATGccaatataactaataaagaAGATAAGactcaatttaaaatgtgaattaAACAGGGTGTGCAAAGATTGGCTTCATTCCGTTCTCTGTACCAAGCGCTGTTTACAAACTAAATACGTTCCAGGTATTTGAACTATCCCTAAGGCGCTGCGGTTACCTTTACGGTCTATCCGAGGgctaattacaaaataatatgagcTTACGTAGATAAATTGGCTTGTTAGCCACGTTTTTGTGGAGTGTAAGGTTAGTGTTATAATTCAGAAaaggtacattttaaatggTCGACTCTTTATCTCTcttgtttttataagaaataatacgtttatttctaaatttaacgGTTTACGTCAGAcagttgttaattatatactgtactgtatttttgttaaataatgttaaatacaatTGTTATGCTGAGAGGAATTCACAATTCCTTATTTATATCCGGTCAAAGTAGATTTATAAAAGTGTAAAATTAGCATAAGGCTGAATATGTTTGCTATTGAATTGAAGACAACATATAAAGGAAGAAAGAAAGAGAACGTTGTAACaacgtaaaaataatgataaaaagacATTCCTTCCACGTTTTTGTtactttcttaattattataaaactattatcaAAGGTACACATAAGGTAagtcttataaaattagtCTCCATAACTTCAGATCTGGGTTACATATTATAAGCCTAGTTGTGTAGTAATTTACCGAGAGCGAATTGGCTTCGCTGGCATGATAGTACACTAGTTAAACTTAATTCCACAGATACCGATCTGACACGTTACGctgaattaatataagtattataaaactagACTGTGACATATTGCAATAGGCTTTAAAATCCGCTGGCAAATTCGTCCAAACAACCTACACGGTCATTGAGTaatacaaaacacaattttgaaagtttaaaGGGCTACTCTGTAATGATAAGAAGTACTTTTCggtttaattatacaatatagaaTTTAACAAAGATTTGTGCCCacgatgttttaattaattattttacctttttcTTAATGACGCTGTCGTCATTAAGGAAGCGGaaattcgttatttatttcgatagAACAATATGCCCCAAGCcaaaaattgtgtatttttttaatgttcctTCAATTAGCACTTCGTTTCTCGACGTATCATCGTATACATTATTATGGAATACCGATAtcatgaatgttatttttgtaggGGATAATCTTTTGGAAGTGCTGATCCGATAATGAGAATTCTTTTATTAACAGAAAGCTCACCTAATAAGGATTGACATTCGTACTAttttctatcccgatattcgttttttattaaacttcgctttaaaaacttttattaaacgcCCTACAACCTCCCAAACTGGATGACATGTAGGTAAATAACTAATACTAATGTGGTAAATGCGAAAGGGTGCTTCcttgtttttcatttgttagTTTTAGcgatttatgatatgatttttgtttttggagAAAGGTAGACACAAGAGAGCAATGCAATTTTTACCGCGGAGTAACATCTCATTCTCATAGGAATTTCCTTTCAAActgcgggcgaagccgcgggtggaaACCTTGTCTTACTTATATCGTAACCCTAACGTAAACGGAGCCTTAACCCATTCAATTTAACTTTCTAAGGCGGGTTATCGATCTAATCGGTCGGAATAGATGGGCATGCTTCAGACCAGTAattttcacgctaaaactgtCGTTTATACATGGCCACATTATAAGTTTCACAGAAGCTTGTAATAACATCATCATCTCTATTATATTGGCTCTGAAATAGCCATTGCCTTGTTTATTGGGTATAAGAATTAGATAAgaacaattaaacaatttaaagaaCAATATAGCAagaatatattctatttagaTTACTTAAcagttaaaagaaaaaaataaaaaatagaaatttgttATCCagcatagataataaaaatcggGAATATCATCAGCAAGCAGTGAAACCAGAACTTAAAGATGTCATAgtttataggtatttattgtaagatattaccacagataacataatacttatattgcaaaatattgaACGATTCGTGCAATGTTCAGGCTgtctattttaaactatttatagaCGTGAATAGCTTCAAGGTTGCAAGAAATAGTCGTTATCTAAGGAGATATATCATAAAAGAgaggattataaaaattaatatcgttCAATATAAGACGGTTTGGAGATACCAAAACACTAGAGAGCCATTAGAGAGCACACACGATCTTAGTCTAGTGATTAATGTTTGCAGAGACGCTATAGCTTCGACTGCGGACAAACGGCCATTGTCATTTATTGCCTAGTTACCAGCTTGTCTCAGTTCCGTATTCAAGAGCTATGAGATACTGTGTTATTAGCAAATGACACTACATGCGCTAAGTTTGAACGTAATTATACTAATACGACTCACTTTGGCCGCTTTAGAACCATTATCTGCTTCAGACACCCCTTTCATTGTCGTCTTTTGAAGAAAATTGCGAAGTCAAATGCATTTGAGAGAATTTAGTAATTCCGATCTTACTGACGTATTATCTCCGAGagatttgaaaaaagaattattttatttattgcggaaaacagatttaatacaaaatctaATTACGTAATACAGAATATATGTACTCACTATGGATATAGCTGGTTTCTCAATATCAGTATCAAGTACAGccgatacaaataataattacgcgaataattcatttaaatataagtatagaaggtcataggaaatatttaaaattttaggaGGGAAAACTTCGTGTAGAATGTTAATACTTTCCAGGTACCTAttacgtatataaatattgtatttagttaGTTTAGAAGTcacaaatagtatttataaacatatcagCCTTTAGTGTTTTGCAGAAATGGAGTCATCGAGGGCATAGTAGTGACTCATAATAGTATtagtcgttttttttttcaattttacatttaaataccaGGAATGTTTTGTTAtccttttatttaacactatcGAACGAAAATAtctcttaaaattaatattttactagctgcgccccgcggtttcacccgcgcaagtccgtatcccgtaggaataccgggataaaaagttgcctatatgttattccagttgtccagctatctacgtagcaaatttaattgcagCCGGTTCaatagattttgcgtgaaagagcaacaaacacacacgtccttacaaacattcgcatttatgatattagtaggattgctCGATAAAACATATaggtatgaataaaaaattattatgacaaaGCCAGAACTTGACACATCGTGTCATAGTATATGGATAAAGTATACCATAAAATGCTTAGATTGTTGGATGTACTTTccttcgtttattttatacaataaagattTTCTATCTCCGGACACGTTTGAAGATCAATTTTAAAGTGTAGGTATAGATTTAGTCATGATTAAAAACTGCACTAAAATGTCCAATTCACTAAGGAAAAAAACGAGTATTAAAAATTCCTCTCAACGTTACGTAGAATGATAGAAACAGATGCTTACTAGATGAAAGCTTAGATTGATAATTGAGATGGAATATTAACGCTCCACTTGCTTTTAGGTCaatctttagaaattaaaatatttcacatgaGCGAAcaggaaaaatatttcattggaaTTTTCTAGATCAGCACTTATCAATTTTAAgcgaaaaaatttaaactaggTATTTGAATTGTATAGGtgtgatatgaatatttaaattgacagTTTTTTACTGATTatcagtatatatatatgggtTACttagatgttttatattactttatcatattatatagtatattttattattgggCGTCGAGCaggcttcggcacgaatttaGCAAGTAAGCATTGGGGTTGCCGTAGTAGCTTTATTCATAATCACCGTGAAATAGtgtccatttctttattttcgttGACAATCCTTTCTTTGATCCTTTTTTCCTTAAAAGCAGTTAACGAATTTGCAGTATGTACTTACCATCAAGCGGCGATCAGCTCATTTGCCCGCcgtgacataaaataaaaacccgCGCTTTGACATAAAAAGTGCGAGTCGAATTCacagatattatatatgtaaaaattatgttatttttaattagttgcAGCAATTGCTGTACTTTTGAAGTGGCTTaaaagttgttattatttccCAGCTCCGAGCGACAATAGATCTGACAGCATTTGACATAAATGTCAGCTGTATACCTTAACGTGTTCATGAAATAAAGATctagacagatagacagactgACAAAAGTGATCTAATAAGGGTTTCGTGTTCAGTTTCGTGAGGTTCACCGCCGACAATTCTTAAGATACCAAAACTCTAGTTTCGAAGTTTTGCTCTGCTTTATTAATTGGTTTATCCACATATTCAGTAATGTACCGAAGCtacatgtttattaaattcaattcataATTCTTGttcatttctattataaaatagatggATTACACAGCTAATTAAGTAATCTATACGTAtggtatatattgtataattgatTGACAGGAAGTTGTTACAAACATTGATGGGAGCTTCGTCTTTACAATATCTCATTAGTTTGACGTTCGTTCAGTTCATGTTTCGAGacgatttcaatataaaataaagagctttaaaggaaataaatcgATTGACTTGCACCGTTGATGGATTGCTTCGACCCTTTCCCATTAAAAAACTGGCTACTACAAcgaatattgattaaataaataaatagggaCTTTATACAGGTGTCCCGCAGATGGTGTACTATGGtcaatgaaagaaagaaagaaagaaagaaaaaaatacatttatttatataaggtaaaaaaaaatgatctaaTTTACAACACACTAAATAAACCTTATATAAACGGGAGATCCACTCAGTGTAAAAGAGTCTAAGCCCATTAAAGGAACTTAGACTctccactgattttcagtggatacCACATTGACCCCCTGACAGTGGCAGCGTACATCTAAAAGTAAGaagcaataacaataaaaaaatatatatatatgtaataataataaaatataagtacagtaatataaaataatgtataatttaatataaatacccaatttacaataattaaatataaatataaacgaatAAACAATACCAATACCAGtatgatacataaataaataaattaagcctAAAAACTACAGCATCAATACCGGACAGTCACATGCTTGGTGTCTCAACCCCAATGTTATCTATAGTTTTAGTTAGTTAAGTTGACGTACAACAAAAGATTAATCCTTACCTCCTATGAATGATTTTGaagatataaatttgaagaaaataaataataaaaagacatcaaaatataaagtcgtgcattgatttaattttagtcTCCCTGGGTAagtttctaattttatttttaaagatgttTATGTTGTGTAATATCCGAGTTAAAGGATCAAGTGAAATACAGATATCATATACCTTAGACTCAtctgtttgaatttatttgcatGATGAAAGAAAGTTTTGGAGCCTTCAATAGACCTCCAATAAATTGAATGGAGGGATCAGTGCCTTT
It encodes the following:
- the LOC119834068 gene encoding uncharacterized protein LOC119834068 — translated: MNKGVSNKNGIVSSNESYAKSAFTLTFVIEILGLDIWHDCNEGWLDLGTCYQGIKIQYQLYPGQSYDVDVLIWPHVVKIWCGMQYGWVRTWQFLERRWFAFTIRHAFPVRVTDFQNFVATVTPTFGFGALSANAKNDKNVEVYLPELKFGERRYFGDVIEKEESVDAFIQHIIWSSVNEFIPQSYLDGVFDCPQTVSDIRHQDAAISKVQETILSRIMSEEEIEPEPEEAFKSRDRRESKFPKDKKKILEAPKLKFEINLSGDVILAGVGRITQFNTIGDRPAELGEMIVLISSNNLPASDDLPIIFVNVETLSDIPVEELKKARISQLYTRWKIAHEVHDSDVQQIKTKKQINFNDRHAIPLEHCIAPHVTSSFLDNPFEIELRGILQASNSSDNIKFFNQGTVSKMPINDIHDASIAITKIDASALSKGINRLVRGEFSLFPLDRRVINLEREGICTNDINGIRKPLKPDIIVQPSIILQAQMTLEVSIGFVGCRPKELCLSLSRLYCFVDDSNTVIAVLRKITEINDEILASSEMDNLLTGFVLDTGDKVIFYVEGRRHGPILQIWHMAEDFYSTMKTLFSSSYTYATRLYPNMLLSPMPFTILKMYAPLSILLACPPVYVHPTLPLPARSALLKFGRLLANKLRSTPCRNEMPSPDELSSFRCELCSPPRPGCAFRDDINLVPNASQSRSAILENIFKKGPSKNCEK